One window of Akkermansia biwaensis genomic DNA carries:
- a CDS encoding amidohydrolase family protein, producing MEKQTCDLLVTASRLITGTEQPGVDGKAGVAVRDGKILETGPAEKLEAAWMPAVRRDLGNALLMPGLVNAHTHVPMTFLRGFADDLPLMEWLTKHIFPVEAHLTDRIVSLGARLGMYEMMRTGTTAFVDSYLLEINVLQEAERMGMRCAGGEVLFAFPSPAYDGWNGAEALYREQAARFGGCGRVQLAVMPHSVYTTSDDVLRRSMQLAEELDLMLHIHLSESAGEVGQCRSLHQDRRPVAYARDMGLLNERAVLAHMVDVTDEELETVAASGAAIVHNPVSNLKLASGLARVQGMLKAGIPVSLGTDGACSNNSLDMFETMKLAAILAKGCTGDATAVPAMKALGMATVEGARIFRTPGLGTLAPGAPADMIALDLDEPNLFPIFNEVSHAVYAASGKDCVFTMVDGRVLYDDGSYTDGLYADTAAEMQDLVEWVKGKE from the coding sequence ATGGAGAAACAAACGTGCGATCTGCTGGTGACCGCCTCCCGTCTGATTACGGGGACGGAACAGCCCGGCGTGGACGGCAAGGCCGGAGTGGCCGTCCGGGACGGGAAGATTCTGGAAACGGGACCTGCGGAAAAGCTGGAGGCGGCCTGGATGCCTGCCGTCCGGCGCGATTTGGGAAATGCCCTGTTGATGCCCGGGCTGGTCAACGCGCATACGCATGTTCCGATGACTTTCCTGCGCGGTTTTGCGGACGACCTGCCTCTCATGGAATGGCTGACCAAGCACATTTTTCCGGTGGAGGCGCATCTGACGGACAGGATAGTCTCCTTGGGAGCGCGGCTGGGCATGTATGAAATGATGCGTACGGGCACGACTGCCTTTGTGGATTCCTATCTGCTGGAAATCAATGTTTTGCAGGAAGCTGAACGCATGGGTATGCGCTGTGCGGGAGGCGAGGTCCTTTTTGCGTTCCCGTCCCCGGCCTATGACGGCTGGAACGGTGCGGAAGCCCTGTACCGCGAGCAGGCCGCCCGCTTTGGAGGATGCGGCAGGGTGCAGTTGGCGGTGATGCCCCACAGCGTGTACACCACGAGCGACGACGTTCTCAGGCGTTCCATGCAACTGGCGGAGGAACTGGACCTGATGCTCCACATTCATCTTTCCGAGTCTGCGGGGGAAGTGGGACAGTGCCGCTCCCTGCACCAGGACAGGAGGCCTGTGGCCTATGCCCGTGACATGGGGCTGCTGAACGAACGCGCCGTGCTGGCCCACATGGTGGATGTGACGGATGAGGAACTGGAAACGGTGGCGGCCTCCGGCGCGGCCATCGTGCACAATCCCGTGAGCAACCTGAAGCTGGCGTCCGGATTAGCCAGGGTACAGGGCATGCTGAAGGCAGGCATTCCCGTTTCCCTGGGGACGGACGGCGCATGCAGCAACAACAGCCTGGACATGTTTGAAACCATGAAGCTGGCGGCCATCCTTGCCAAGGGATGCACCGGGGACGCCACAGCCGTTCCTGCCATGAAAGCCCTAGGCATGGCAACCGTGGAAGGCGCACGCATTTTCCGCACGCCGGGCCTGGGAACGCTGGCCCCCGGAGCCCCCGCCGACATGATTGCCCTGGATTTGGACGAACCCAATTTGTTCCCGATCTTCAATGAAGTTTCCCACGCTGTTTATGCCGCCTCCGGCAAGGATTGCGTGTTCACGATGGTGGACGGCCGTGTCCTGTATGACGATGGCAGCTACACGGACGGCCTGTATGCGGATACCGCCGCGGAAATGCAGGACTTGGTGGAGTGGGTGAAGGGGAAGGAATAA
- a CDS encoding ABC transporter substrate-binding protein, translating to MFRWLSILGALLLAVFTGGVFYFSLRESAVWNEAAGNVDERGMPAVFDGFVERWNRSVERELRRELAAGEQQRELLTVSRGEGDGCRLAERERSVERLRRRLEEGDHIRVLPLEKMPSGLEWHTGMEEPEIGDPRAVKGGQVRLWINTPFPGTLRAFGPGSENFFNYSAIDNVWIPLVGLHPETFRPIPGLADRWAVSADGRTVFYHLDPEAAYSDGRPVRAEDFLLNICLRTSDAARDPFWTALFRSTFDRITVYGDSVIALTVPSPRPLLPYMACVDFHPAHPGFYHDFNALFLERYQWKAAPNTGGYMVVPGKIRQGERITLARVKSWWAKDRKYYRYSCNADQVEHVFVNLENKAIEMFRRGDLDMMNIRKPEIWEGKLELPEVHRGYIDKYSLEAGYACPPYGLYLNCSDGMLRNTDIRKGLAHAVNMGMVIDSLFRGNMRRLGSYMEGYGDLTLPLKAPEYSKKKAMEYFARAGFREMGEDGILKNERGERLCLELTFADSSHVMTNVCSIIRQEALKCGVDLKLDPLTYSVCSRKVFEKRYQAALWAWPLDTPFPRLYETFASELAYDGRGNSVGNTNNIFAVADAELDAALDVEREAPDYPALKEALHRAQKRIHDLCIWIPGWREPYTHIACWRWIRWPESPTRFCSPRLYNPLESHLYWVDDKMKKETQDARRRGIPFEERHEVIRLKDRDDPLRPSSGE from the coding sequence GTGTTTCGCTGGCTGTCCATTCTGGGGGCATTGCTCCTGGCTGTTTTTACAGGGGGAGTGTTTTACTTCTCCCTCCGGGAGTCCGCGGTCTGGAACGAGGCGGCCGGGAATGTCGACGAACGGGGGATGCCCGCCGTGTTTGACGGATTTGTGGAACGCTGGAACAGGTCCGTGGAAAGAGAACTGCGCCGGGAACTGGCGGCAGGGGAGCAGCAGAGAGAGCTGCTGACCGTTTCCCGCGGGGAAGGCGACGGGTGCCGTCTGGCGGAACGTGAACGTTCCGTGGAACGCCTCAGGAGGAGGCTGGAGGAGGGGGACCATATTCGCGTGCTTCCGCTGGAAAAGATGCCCTCCGGCCTGGAATGGCATACGGGCATGGAGGAACCGGAGATCGGGGACCCCCGCGCCGTGAAGGGCGGCCAGGTCCGGCTGTGGATCAATACGCCGTTCCCCGGCACCTTGCGGGCTTTCGGCCCCGGCAGCGAGAATTTTTTCAACTATTCCGCCATTGACAATGTGTGGATTCCCCTGGTGGGACTGCATCCGGAAACTTTTCGGCCCATCCCCGGGCTGGCGGACCGCTGGGCCGTCTCCGCGGATGGCCGCACGGTCTTTTACCATCTGGACCCCGAAGCGGCCTATTCGGACGGACGGCCCGTGCGTGCGGAGGATTTTCTGCTGAATATCTGCCTGCGCACGTCGGACGCCGCCAGGGACCCTTTCTGGACAGCCCTGTTCCGCTCCACGTTCGACCGGATCACCGTGTACGGAGATTCCGTCATTGCGCTCACCGTACCGTCTCCGCGGCCTCTGCTGCCTTACATGGCCTGTGTGGATTTTCATCCGGCGCATCCCGGTTTTTACCATGATTTCAATGCGCTGTTTCTGGAACGCTACCAGTGGAAGGCCGCGCCGAACACGGGCGGGTACATGGTGGTGCCCGGAAAAATCCGGCAGGGGGAGCGCATCACTCTTGCCCGCGTAAAGAGTTGGTGGGCGAAGGACAGGAAGTATTACCGCTATTCCTGCAATGCGGACCAGGTGGAGCATGTTTTTGTAAACCTGGAGAACAAGGCGATTGAGATGTTCCGGCGCGGGGACCTGGACATGATGAACATCCGCAAGCCGGAAATATGGGAGGGCAAGCTGGAACTGCCGGAAGTGCACCGGGGCTATATAGACAAATACAGCCTGGAAGCGGGCTATGCCTGCCCTCCGTATGGCTTGTACCTGAATTGTTCCGACGGGATGCTGAGGAATACCGACATCCGCAAAGGGCTGGCCCACGCCGTGAACATGGGGATGGTGATTGACTCCCTGTTCCGCGGGAACATGAGGCGTCTCGGCTCCTACATGGAGGGATACGGCGACCTGACATTGCCGCTGAAAGCCCCGGAATACAGCAAGAAAAAAGCCATGGAATATTTTGCCCGCGCGGGCTTCCGGGAGATGGGGGAAGACGGAATTCTGAAAAACGAACGTGGGGAACGCCTGTGTCTGGAGCTGACTTTTGCGGATTCCTCCCACGTGATGACCAACGTCTGCTCCATCATCAGGCAGGAGGCCCTGAAGTGCGGTGTGGACCTCAAGCTGGACCCCCTCACGTACAGCGTGTGCTCCCGCAAGGTTTTTGAAAAGAGGTACCAGGCCGCTTTGTGGGCGTGGCCTCTGGACACGCCGTTCCCCCGCCTGTATGAGACGTTCGCCTCGGAACTGGCGTATGACGGGCGGGGAAATTCCGTAGGAAACACGAACAATATTTTCGCCGTGGCGGATGCCGAACTGGATGCCGCGCTGGATGTGGAACGGGAAGCTCCCGATTACCCGGCTTTGAAGGAAGCACTCCACCGTGCCCAAAAGCGGATTCATGACCTCTGCATATGGATTCCGGGCTGGAGGGAGCCTTATACCCACATTGCCTGCTGGCGCTGGATACGCTGGCCGGAGTCCCCCACCCGTTTTTGTTCCCCCCGGCTCTACAATCCGCTGGAATCCCATCTGTACTGGGTGGACGACAAAATGAAGAAGGAGACGCAGGATGCCCGCCGCCGTGGCATTCCGTTTGAGGAAAGGCATGAGGTGATACGCCTGAAGGATCGGGATGACCCGTTGCGACCTTCTTCCGGAGAGTAG
- a CDS encoding beta-galactosidase, with protein MKLSLFSVLLLAAHLCVAAPMPMPESNDGAKHVFTTNQENFLMDGKPVKIISGEMHYPRVPRSHWQDRFQRMKSMGMNTVCTYLFWNVHEPEPGKWDFSGNRDFVEFVKEAQKAGLWVIVRPGPYVCAEWEFGGFPGWLLKDEDLKVRSQDPRFLEPAMAYLKKVCSMLEPLQITKGGPIIMAQVENEYGSYGSDKDYVKKHLEVIQKELPGVVPFTSDGPNDWMINNGTLPGIIPAMNFGGGAKGAFANLEKHKGKTPRINGEFWVGWFDHWGKPKNGGSTEGFNRDLKWMLENNVSPNLFMAHGGTSFGFMNGANWEGAYTPDVTNYDYGAPISENGTLTQRFHTFRKTIQDYYGDTVKLPEPPPQPDMMELPPITFTEKAGMFGRMPRPEIRKEPVHMEALGQSLGFILYRTKVKGPVKGVLKMENMQDRAIVYVDGKRQGTADRRYKQDSCDVNIPAGTHTVDILVENMGRINFGRQILDERKGIRGPITLNGNKLEYFAIYSFPCKGVGTLSFSGKNPGGDQPVFHRGYFNVSEPKDTYLDMRDGWKKGVVWVNGANLGRFWFIGSQQALYCPGEYLKPGKNEIVVLDLEGGSGTVKGVKEAIYEVNKDPAMADVFRVGKPVAPEPGQMVHKGTFAKGAEQQEIKFKAPVQARYIAIVSRNAYDNGPHAAIAELNFLDASGNLLPREQWSVVYADSHETAGEAAQAGLVMDNQPTTYWHTKWQGDNPPHPHMIVLDLGKVQRLSGFRYLPRQDRENGRIKDYEVYASPKPFKPAK; from the coding sequence ATGAAATTATCCCTTTTTTCCGTTTTGCTGCTGGCCGCCCATTTGTGTGTGGCCGCTCCCATGCCCATGCCGGAGTCCAATGACGGCGCCAAGCACGTCTTCACCACCAATCAGGAAAATTTCCTGATGGACGGCAAGCCCGTGAAGATCATTTCCGGAGAGATGCACTATCCGCGCGTGCCGCGTTCCCACTGGCAGGACAGGTTCCAGCGCATGAAGTCCATGGGCATGAATACTGTTTGTACCTATCTGTTCTGGAACGTGCATGAACCGGAACCGGGCAAATGGGATTTTTCCGGGAACCGGGATTTTGTAGAGTTTGTCAAGGAGGCCCAGAAAGCGGGACTGTGGGTTATCGTGCGTCCCGGTCCCTATGTGTGTGCGGAATGGGAATTTGGCGGCTTCCCCGGATGGCTGCTCAAGGATGAAGACCTGAAGGTACGTTCCCAGGACCCCCGCTTTCTGGAACCGGCCATGGCTTATCTCAAAAAAGTCTGCTCCATGCTGGAACCCCTGCAGATCACCAAGGGCGGCCCCATTATCATGGCCCAGGTAGAAAACGAATACGGTTCCTACGGTTCGGACAAGGATTACGTGAAAAAGCACCTGGAGGTGATCCAGAAGGAGCTCCCGGGCGTGGTGCCCTTTACCTCGGATGGTCCGAATGACTGGATGATCAACAACGGCACGCTGCCGGGAATTATTCCCGCCATGAACTTCGGCGGCGGAGCCAAGGGCGCCTTTGCCAATCTGGAAAAGCACAAGGGCAAGACGCCCCGCATCAACGGAGAATTCTGGGTGGGCTGGTTTGACCACTGGGGCAAGCCCAAGAATGGCGGCAGCACGGAAGGTTTCAACCGCGACCTGAAGTGGATGCTGGAGAATAACGTCTCCCCCAACCTGTTCATGGCGCACGGAGGAACTTCCTTCGGATTCATGAATGGTGCCAACTGGGAAGGGGCCTACACGCCGGATGTGACCAATTACGATTACGGCGCCCCTATTTCTGAAAACGGTACGCTGACTCAGCGCTTCCATACTTTCCGGAAGACCATTCAGGATTATTACGGGGATACCGTCAAGCTGCCGGAACCTCCTCCCCAGCCGGACATGATGGAGCTGCCCCCGATTACCTTCACGGAAAAGGCGGGCATGTTCGGCCGGATGCCGCGCCCGGAAATCCGCAAGGAGCCTGTCCACATGGAGGCGCTGGGGCAAAGTCTGGGTTTCATCCTGTACCGGACAAAGGTGAAGGGGCCCGTGAAAGGCGTCTTGAAGATGGAGAACATGCAGGATCGCGCCATCGTTTACGTGGACGGTAAAAGGCAGGGTACGGCGGACCGCCGCTACAAGCAGGATTCCTGTGACGTAAACATTCCTGCCGGAACGCATACGGTGGATATTCTGGTGGAAAACATGGGCCGCATCAACTTTGGCCGCCAGATACTGGATGAACGCAAGGGCATCCGTGGTCCCATTACGCTGAACGGGAACAAGCTGGAATATTTTGCCATTTACAGTTTCCCGTGCAAGGGCGTGGGAACGCTGTCCTTTTCCGGCAAAAATCCGGGAGGGGACCAGCCCGTATTCCATAGGGGGTACTTCAATGTTTCCGAGCCCAAGGATACTTATCTGGACATGCGGGACGGCTGGAAGAAGGGCGTGGTGTGGGTCAACGGGGCCAATTTGGGCCGTTTCTGGTTCATCGGTTCCCAGCAGGCCCTGTATTGTCCGGGAGAGTATCTGAAACCGGGCAAGAATGAAATCGTGGTGCTGGATCTGGAAGGCGGTTCCGGCACCGTGAAGGGCGTGAAGGAAGCCATTTACGAAGTGAACAAGGATCCGGCCATGGCGGATGTGTTCCGCGTAGGCAAGCCTGTGGCTCCCGAACCCGGCCAGATGGTGCACAAAGGCACCTTTGCCAAAGGGGCGGAACAGCAGGAGATCAAATTCAAGGCCCCCGTGCAGGCCCGGTACATTGCCATCGTCAGCAGGAACGCCTATGACAACGGCCCTCATGCGGCCATTGCGGAGCTGAACTTTTTAGATGCCTCCGGCAACCTTCTGCCGCGGGAACAGTGGTCCGTCGTTTATGCGGACTCCCATGAAACGGCGGGAGAAGCCGCCCAGGCGGGCTTGGTCATGGACAACCAGCCCACGACTTACTGGCATACCAAATGGCAGGGGGACAATCCTCCGCATCCGCATATGATCGTGCTGGACCTGGGGAAGGTGCAGAGGCTCTCCGGCTTCCGCTACCTGCCGCGCCAGGACCGGGAAAACGGACGTATCAAGGATTACGAGGTGTACGCTTCTCCCAAGCCGTTCAAGCCTGCCAAGTGA
- a CDS encoding porin family protein: protein MNKTILLGLALAASVSAANAYHVEKYDGQFGMSLEGAYGIATKDAMPNVAGGNLSIFNYIETGSIVHQISLNGGILAGSHHPSVHDLGISGPYTASLRSTYIPMMAGYTLNLPIGDYTMFYLGGKAGATYGDVKATIHGLEDGSRSRTISTTKFSWAAQAGFKFSVSQSTDFVIGYEYYQIQGYNDPGYHIIKLGFSWDF from the coding sequence ATGAACAAAACTATACTGTTAGGTTTGGCCCTTGCGGCCTCCGTATCCGCCGCAAACGCGTATCATGTTGAAAAATATGACGGCCAGTTCGGCATGTCCCTGGAAGGGGCCTACGGCATTGCCACCAAGGACGCCATGCCCAATGTGGCCGGCGGCAATCTGAGCATTTTCAACTACATTGAAACAGGCAGCATTGTTCACCAGATTTCCCTGAACGGCGGCATTCTGGCCGGCTCCCACCATCCCAGCGTTCACGACCTGGGCATCAGCGGCCCCTACACCGCCAGCCTCCGTTCCACGTACATTCCGATGATGGCCGGCTATACCCTGAACCTGCCCATCGGCGACTACACCATGTTCTACCTGGGCGGCAAGGCGGGCGCCACTTACGGTGATGTGAAAGCCACTATCCACGGTCTGGAAGACGGCAGCCGGTCCCGCACCATTTCCACCACCAAATTTTCCTGGGCGGCCCAGGCCGGCTTCAAGTTCAGCGTGTCCCAGAGCACGGACTTCGTGATCGGCTACGAATACTACCAGATCCAGGGCTACAACGATCCCGGCTACCATATCATCAAGCTGGGCTTCTCGTGGGATTTCTAA
- a CDS encoding TonB-dependent receptor plug domain-containing protein gives MLYTKKALQMGAIAVGLAAFAGQSSLAESAKKEDSKTSARTETMQVMPELTMASHFVGVPYNQSGVSVSVINPEEFQKEGIETLTGALSQTPGVFTLDGGGTWQRGSVSNTVIRGMNKETYTLTMVDGMRISDVNMSGNKLLGITNLFTVGNVEVVKGAQGAVFGSGAIGGVVAMDTPEGEGDPVTRIFAEAGSFGTFNSYVTSSGKIKKLSYFVGVGFETTENDPTIYDSIYDNRTGMNDFRQWQEALRLGYDVNDKVKLSFTYRRLDSYFEYPTPYVDYSDWMNPVTDSHLYNTEDKNRSNLVTGRVDAELSKLWSTSFMVGHYNMNYSTHTPEYDFQPNVMRNRRFQAEWRNALTWNKQWTTIAGMAWDRSDYMSENNYVSKDEWQSTLAFFAEQMWAPTDNFDASLALRLEHDNVWNNHFTWRYSNSWKVTGKDSPTRIFGSVGSGFRAPTYFERYAANYGYVGNPDLDISKSLGGDLGVEQRLADNHYASVTGFWTRVNDEIGSDSSVYPYTFKNYSHCTSYGVEVAFKGQFKDAWNSGYYANYTFTMPKRDSIGKYETIQMANTARHTINAEIHTSPLEKLTVGFGVTSAMGRTDYDYARLDNFFTARVFARYQVTDNVALHVRVENLFDQNFIITNDYNFGPRQARGLGVFGGVTVEF, from the coding sequence ATGCTTTATACGAAGAAAGCCCTTCAGATGGGCGCTATTGCCGTTGGCCTTGCCGCATTCGCAGGCCAGTCCTCTCTTGCCGAGTCCGCTAAAAAGGAAGACTCCAAGACCTCCGCCAGGACGGAAACCATGCAGGTCATGCCGGAACTGACCATGGCGTCCCATTTTGTGGGCGTGCCGTACAACCAGTCCGGGGTTTCCGTTTCCGTGATCAATCCGGAAGAGTTCCAGAAAGAGGGAATTGAAACCCTGACGGGAGCCCTTTCCCAGACGCCCGGCGTGTTCACGCTGGACGGCGGCGGCACCTGGCAGCGCGGTTCCGTGAGCAACACCGTCATCCGCGGGATGAACAAGGAAACCTACACCCTGACGATGGTTGACGGTATGCGCATCAGCGATGTCAACATGTCCGGCAACAAGCTGCTGGGCATCACCAATCTCTTTACGGTGGGCAATGTGGAAGTGGTGAAGGGAGCCCAGGGCGCCGTGTTCGGTTCCGGAGCCATTGGCGGCGTAGTTGCCATGGATACGCCGGAAGGGGAAGGCGACCCGGTGACGAGAATTTTTGCGGAGGCCGGTTCCTTCGGAACGTTCAACAGCTATGTGACGTCTTCCGGCAAGATCAAGAAGTTGTCCTACTTTGTGGGCGTGGGTTTTGAAACCACGGAGAACGATCCCACGATTTATGATTCCATTTATGACAACAGGACGGGCATGAACGACTTCCGCCAGTGGCAGGAAGCTCTGCGTCTGGGTTATGACGTTAATGACAAGGTGAAGCTCAGCTTTACCTACCGCCGCCTGGATTCCTACTTTGAGTATCCCACTCCTTATGTGGATTACAGTGACTGGATGAATCCTGTAACGGATTCCCACCTGTACAATACGGAAGACAAGAACCGCAGCAACCTGGTCACGGGCCGCGTGGATGCGGAACTCAGCAAGTTGTGGTCCACCAGTTTCATGGTCGGTCATTACAACATGAATTATTCCACCCATACGCCGGAATACGACTTCCAGCCCAACGTGATGCGCAACCGCCGTTTCCAGGCAGAATGGCGCAATGCACTTACCTGGAACAAGCAGTGGACGACGATCGCCGGGATGGCCTGGGACCGTTCCGACTACATGAGCGAAAACAACTACGTGTCCAAGGACGAATGGCAGAGCACCCTGGCGTTCTTTGCGGAACAGATGTGGGCTCCCACGGACAATTTTGACGCCAGCCTGGCCCTGCGCCTGGAGCATGACAACGTCTGGAACAACCATTTCACCTGGCGTTATTCCAACTCCTGGAAAGTGACGGGCAAGGATTCCCCCACCCGCATTTTCGGTTCCGTGGGGTCCGGCTTCCGCGCTCCCACGTACTTTGAACGGTATGCGGCCAACTACGGCTACGTCGGCAATCCCGATCTGGACATTTCCAAGTCCCTGGGCGGCGACCTGGGCGTGGAACAGCGCCTGGCGGACAACCATTACGCCTCCGTGACGGGGTTCTGGACGCGCGTCAATGATGAAATTGGCTCCGATTCCAGCGTTTATCCTTATACCTTCAAGAATTATTCCCACTGCACCTCCTACGGTGTGGAAGTAGCCTTCAAAGGGCAGTTCAAGGACGCTTGGAACAGCGGCTATTACGCCAATTACACGTTTACGATGCCCAAGCGCGACTCCATCGGCAAGTATGAAACCATCCAGATGGCCAATACCGCCCGCCATACCATCAATGCGGAGATCCATACTTCCCCGCTTGAGAAACTGACGGTAGGCTTCGGCGTGACGTCCGCAATGGGCCGCACGGACTATGATTACGCCCGTCTGGACAATTTCTTTACGGCGCGCGTGTTTGCCAGGTACCAGGTTACGGACAACGTGGCCCTGCATGTGCGCGTGGAAAACCTGTTCGATCAGAATTTCATCATCACAAATGACTATAACTTCGGTCCCCGGCAGGCCCGCGGACTGGGTGTCTTCGGCGGTGTGACGGTCGAATTTTAA